The DNA region GTAAAGTTAGCCAGCCCTATCAAACCGGGTGAAAGCGTAACCTTCGATATGCTTTTTGATGCCCAAGTGCCTGTACAGATTCGTCGTTCGGGCAGAAACAATAAAGAAGGCGTGGCTTTATCGATGGCACAATGGTATCCAAAATTAGCCGAATACGATTATGAAGGTTGGCATGCCCACCCTTATATTGGTCGCGAATTTCATGGTGTTTGGGGCGATTTTGATGTTAAAATAACCATCGATAAAAATTACACCATTGGAGGCACAGGCTACTTACAAAACCCTAACGAAATTGGCCACGGTTACCAAACCGACACCTTAAGACAACCCAACACTAAAAAACTCACTTGGCATTTTGTTGCGCCCAACGTGCATGATTTTACTTGGGCCGCAGACCCCAACTATACCCACGATACTGTACAAGTTCCAAACGGGCCAATGCTGCACTTTTTGTATAAAAGTACCATGCCCCAAGAAAAACTTAACAATTGGAAAAAACTACAGCCCAAAGCTGTGGAATTGATGCAATTCTTAAGTGAAAATATCGGGCACTACCCCTACGAGCAATATTCCATCATTCAAGGTGGCGATGGCGGTATGGAATACGGCATGTGTACCTTAATTGTTGGTGAAGGTGAGTTTAGTGGTTTATTCGGTGTAACAGCTCACGAAATGACACACTCGTGGTTTCAGTTTTTGTTGGCCACCAACGAATCGACCAACTATTGGATGGATGAAGGCTTTACCGAATATTTTGGAGAAAAAGCAGAGAGCCATATTTTCAACAAACCGTTCGAAAAATCGGTTCAAAAAGTTTACGATGTTTACAACTATTACGTAAACTCGGGTGCCGAACAACCACTTACTACACATGCCGATCGTTTTAATTATAACCGTTCGTATTCCATCTCGGCATACTACAAGGGTTATGTGTTTTTAAACCAATTGGCTTATGTTATTGGCGAAGAAAACCAAAAGCAAACCATAAAACAGTATTTTAAAGAATGGGCATTTAAGCACCCCACACGTACCGATTTTATTCGTGTGGCCGAAAAAGTATCAGGACTGGAACTCGATTGGTACTTGAACGATTTTACGCGTACCACGAACACCATCGATTACGGAGTGAAATCTGTTGAAAACAAAACCGTTACTTTAGAGCGCATCGGACTCATGCCCATGCCTATCGATTTAACCGTAACTTACACCGATGGTACTTCCCAAGATTTTTATATCCCGTTGCAAATGATGCGAGGTGAAAAACCAACCGAAGCTACAATTATAAACGACTGGGCTTGGGCCTACCCAACCTACAGTTTCAAAACGTCAAAACCTGTAAAGTCGGTTGAAATCGACCCCAAAAATATGATGGCCGATATCAATTCAGAAAATAATAAAAAGTAAGTTTTTACTATTATGTCAGGTTGAGCGCAGTCGAAACCTAATTGAAATCATTTTTTCTAAGACCTTTCGTCTTTTGTTTATCTTGAGCGAAGCAGAAAGGCTCAAGGTGACAACAGAATTTTTAAATAGAATTCAAATTATCAAAAGGCTTCCCTTTCAATCGGGAAGCCTTTTTTGTGCATAAATTTTAACACCCGATACATCTCGATACACTGCTCATACTTCGCAGCACTCGATGTGTCGTAACGATTATAAACTTAACGGATTGGTCTAAAAGAAGTTTTTCCGTCAGTTCGAGTGAATTTTGATTGCTTGCCGACGTAGGGCTAAAATACTATTGAGAACCTTCTTCGCTCTAAATCTATGGTCAATCATTTAATTTTTATTAATTTAGCCACGTAAACTTTAGGGGTGTTCTAAAAATAGAACTGAGACATACCCTTTGAACCTGATGCGGTTAGTACCGCCGAAGGGAAAAGTTGAATAGATTGCTGCAATGCGTTCTAACACATCTTTTCGTAAACACCACTTTCTGGGTGTTTTTTTCAAAGCACATGCTATTCCCTTGGTTTACAATATTTAAACATATTGTAAATGATAACTATTCACCTTAACGAACGTGAGGTTAATATTGACGAAACCGTTAATGTTTCGCAATTATTGACTCAGGAAAACTATCCACAAATAGGCATTGCCGTTGCCGTAAACCAAAATATTATTTCAAAAGAGCATTGGAGCGAACAAACGTTTCAAAACGGCGATTCTATTTTAATTATCCAAGCCACACAAGGCGGATAAATCCAAAACAAGCCTTTTAATTCTTCCACAAAATCATAAAATTCGGAATACCCATGAAAAATAAAGACACCGCACCTAAGCAGGAACAAATTACCAGACAGCCTTTTCCCAATTCAAAAAAGATTTACGTTCAAGGAAAAATCCATCCACAAATTAAAGTGGCCATGCGAGAGATTTCTTTGAGTGACACCAAAGATACCTTCACGGGAAAATTAACACCCAACGAACCGGTTACCGTTTACGATACTTCTGGGCCTTACACCGACCCGAACAAAGAAATTAATGTGCATAACGGTATTGAACGCATCCGTGAGCCATGGATTTTAGATCGTGGCGATGTGGAGCAATTGGATGCTTTTTCTTCAAAATATTGTAACGAGCGTTTAAACGATAAAAGTTTAGACCACATGCGTTTTGCCCACCTAAAAAAGCCGTTACGCGCTAAAAAAGGTAAAAATGTTACGCAATTGCACTACGCCAAAAAAGGCATTATTACGCCTGAAATGGAATACATCGCCATTCGTGAAAACCAGCGCATTGATGAAATGACCGAAATCGCCAAACAGCACCCGGGGCAAAATTTTGGGGCGGCCATTCCGAAAAAAATAACTCCGGAATTTGTCCGTGAAGAAGTGGCCCGTGGGCGCGCCGTTATTCCTTCAAACATCAATCACCCCGAAGCCGAACCTATGATTTTAGGTCGCAATTTCTTAGTGAAAATAAACGCTAATATTGGTAACTCT from Tamlana crocina includes:
- a CDS encoding M1 family metallopeptidase; this translates as MNRIYIYILSFTLIFSCGSSSNVVEAPSVPEPPQPPTVETVSNPCYWQQHVDYKMEIDVDVDNYTYQGKQTLVYTNNSPDALNKVFYHLYFNAFQPGSEMDVRSRTIADPDGRVKDRISKLKPNEIGYIKVNSLKQNGVELNHETVGTVLEVKLASPIKPGESVTFDMLFDAQVPVQIRRSGRNNKEGVALSMAQWYPKLAEYDYEGWHAHPYIGREFHGVWGDFDVKITIDKNYTIGGTGYLQNPNEIGHGYQTDTLRQPNTKKLTWHFVAPNVHDFTWAADPNYTHDTVQVPNGPMLHFLYKSTMPQEKLNNWKKLQPKAVELMQFLSENIGHYPYEQYSIIQGGDGGMEYGMCTLIVGEGEFSGLFGVTAHEMTHSWFQFLLATNESTNYWMDEGFTEYFGEKAESHIFNKPFEKSVQKVYDVYNYYVNSGAEQPLTTHADRFNYNRSYSISAYYKGYVFLNQLAYVIGEENQKQTIKQYFKEWAFKHPTRTDFIRVAEKVSGLELDWYLNDFTRTTNTIDYGVKSVENKTVTLERIGLMPMPIDLTVTYTDGTSQDFYIPLQMMRGEKPTEATIINDWAWAYPTYSFKTSKPVKSVEIDPKNMMADINSENNKK
- the thiS gene encoding sulfur carrier protein ThiS, which gives rise to MITIHLNEREVNIDETVNVSQLLTQENYPQIGIAVAVNQNIISKEHWSEQTFQNGDSILIIQATQGG